In one window of Candidatus Scalindua sp. DNA:
- a CDS encoding trypsin-like peptidase domain-containing protein yields the protein MIKLPHTTNRVFTKWIRIAIILVTVLVVANFLGISPWKPKVEMRPVVQPAGELGVEERVTMEIFEKVSPSVVYITNKRLKRDFFSLTVTEIPQGTGSGFLWDTEGHIVTNFHVIYQADEVAVRLQDGKSYDAVFVGADPDHDLAVLRINPANLNIPPVMIGSSKDLRVGQKVLAIGNPFGLDSTLTTGIISALGRSIQSMTNRYIHDVIQTDAAINPGNSGGPLLDSFGRLIGVNTAIISPSGSYAGVGFAVPVDTINLIATQLINSGKVERPGLGVSLVPDHIMAKWGIEGVCILQTHKGGSAESAGLKESIRLPGGRIELGDIIVECDGSPVKTSSDLIKILDRHKVGDEIELVIFRDSKEKRIMVKLQAVN from the coding sequence ATGATAAAACTTCCCCATACAACGAACCGTGTTTTCACCAAATGGATCAGAATTGCCATTATTCTGGTAACCGTACTGGTCGTGGCCAACTTCCTAGGCATCTCACCCTGGAAACCCAAGGTAGAGATGCGCCCGGTAGTACAACCCGCAGGAGAGCTGGGTGTAGAAGAAAGAGTCACCATGGAAATCTTTGAAAAGGTATCTCCTTCAGTAGTGTATATAACCAACAAGAGGTTGAAACGTGATTTCTTTTCACTTACGGTTACAGAAATCCCCCAGGGTACCGGTTCAGGGTTTTTGTGGGATACTGAGGGTCATATTGTAACAAACTTCCATGTCATCTATCAGGCAGACGAGGTGGCCGTCAGGCTGCAGGATGGAAAAAGTTATGATGCGGTATTTGTAGGTGCAGATCCTGACCATGATCTGGCTGTCTTACGCATAAATCCTGCAAACCTGAATATACCTCCGGTCATGATCGGCAGCTCCAAAGATCTGCGTGTCGGCCAGAAAGTGCTTGCCATCGGGAATCCCTTTGGTCTTGATTCAACTTTGACCACCGGCATAATCAGTGCCCTGGGGCGGTCTATTCAATCTATGACAAACCGATATATTCATGATGTCATCCAGACGGATGCCGCAATAAATCCCGGAAATTCCGGAGGTCCCCTCTTAGACTCCTTTGGCAGACTGATAGGTGTAAATACTGCCATCATAAGCCCGAGCGGTTCCTATGCAGGAGTAGGCTTTGCCGTTCCGGTGGATACGATCAACCTGATTGCTACACAACTGATCAATTCAGGTAAGGTGGAACGACCAGGTCTCGGTGTTTCTCTGGTTCCCGACCATATCATGGCCAAGTGGGGTATTGAAGGAGTCTGTATTCTTCAGACACATAAAGGCGGTTCGGCTGAATCAGCAGGGCTGAAAGAGTCAATCAGGCTGCCAGGAGGACGAATTGAGTTAGGCGACATAATCGTTGAATGCGACGGCTCACCAGTAAAAACGAGCTCTGATCTTATCAAGATTCTCGACAGGCATAAAGTGGGGGATGAAATCGAGCTGGTAATTTTCAGAGACAGTAAAGAGAAGAGGATCATGGTGAAACTGCAGGCAGTTAATTAG
- a CDS encoding amidohydrolase family protein: MVFRETENQIGFRILTIIMTERDKTEQIPFGLRAKYLLTNPNTVIENGAVIIRNSRIAFAGSFSDIPGNQPHGMTDLGNSAIVPGLINAHTHLELTHLDGRIDFTGSFADWIRKIIEAKKAWTEHDCTLSVRAGIKKCIEAGTTTIADVTRNGFSLKELQKSKLRKVLFYEVINFDPSQAEAIMRDFKTRVTGMKEDPLLATGIFPHSPYTVSNELYTRCSNVSDELKILISTHICETDEEIEFLTKGTGNLAELLSDLNMLKEWAAPGLRPIAYLDNLGILKRNVLLAHCNYVSQEELMMVKRAKAQVVFCPKSHRYFQHKNHPFREFIDHNINTALGTDSLASNDSLSILDEMKHLYNQENGMEPQDIFSMGTVGGARALGLGERTGRLEPGFDADITVIQLPEYDNENFFENFFSQESHAIFSVVSGSLCFDKYGLYNPL, translated from the coding sequence TTGGTTTTCAGAGAAACCGAAAACCAGATCGGTTTTCGTATCCTCACAATAATAATGACTGAAAGAGATAAAACAGAACAAATACCGTTCGGTTTGAGGGCAAAATATTTGTTAACAAATCCAAATACCGTTATCGAGAACGGTGCCGTTATTATCAGAAATAGCAGGATAGCTTTTGCCGGAAGTTTCAGTGATATTCCCGGGAATCAGCCGCATGGCATGACAGACCTTGGAAACTCAGCAATAGTGCCAGGTCTCATTAATGCACATACTCATCTTGAGTTGACGCATCTTGATGGCAGGATCGATTTTACCGGAAGTTTTGCAGACTGGATACGTAAAATCATAGAGGCGAAAAAAGCCTGGACTGAGCACGACTGCACCTTATCGGTACGTGCAGGGATAAAAAAGTGCATTGAGGCGGGGACTACCACTATAGCTGATGTTACGAGAAACGGCTTTTCCCTGAAGGAACTGCAGAAGAGTAAACTCAGGAAGGTTCTGTTTTATGAGGTAATCAACTTTGATCCTTCTCAGGCAGAAGCTATAATGAGAGATTTCAAGACAAGGGTCACTGGAATGAAAGAAGACCCCCTACTTGCGACCGGCATCTTTCCCCATTCACCCTATACGGTATCAAACGAACTGTATACCCGATGCAGCAACGTTTCAGACGAGTTGAAAATACTTATTTCTACCCATATCTGCGAAACAGATGAGGAAATTGAGTTTTTGACAAAAGGAACTGGAAATTTAGCAGAGCTGCTCAGCGACCTCAATATGCTGAAGGAGTGGGCAGCACCCGGCTTAAGGCCAATAGCATATCTGGACAACCTGGGGATCTTGAAGCGTAATGTATTACTTGCCCATTGCAATTATGTTTCACAGGAAGAACTCATGATGGTAAAGAGAGCAAAAGCACAGGTAGTCTTTTGCCCAAAAAGCCACCGCTATTTCCAGCACAAAAATCATCCCTTCCGTGAATTTATTGATCACAACATAAACACAGCCCTGGGAACTGACAGCCTTGCAAGTAATGACTCGCTCAGCATCCTGGATGAGATGAAACATCTTTACAACCAGGAAAATGGCATGGAACCTCAAGACATTTTCTCAATGGGCACTGTCGGCGGTGCAAGAGCGTTAGGGCTGGGAGAAAGAACCGGCAGACTTGAACCGGGTTTTGACGCAGATATTACGGTAATACAGCTTCCTGAATATGATAATGAAAATTTTTTTGAAAATTTTTTTTCTCAAGAATCACACGCTATTTTCAGTGTTGTTTCCGGCTCTCTCTGTTTTGATAAATACGGGCTGTATAATCCATTGTGA
- the serS gene encoding serine--tRNA ligase, which yields MLDINLIRRDFEKVKNAIINKNEKTCIESLRELDSRHRSLLHECEQLRHQRKTSSKQISGLKSGQEDASALIKRMKGVSDDIKQLEGEIKKISEEIHYMLLRIPNIPADDVPVGADPESNIEVKSWGDKKGFTFTPLPHWELGKSLDILDFERASKISGTGFTIYKGAGALLERALYSFMLDLHTREHGYKEIIPPLLVNRASMIGTGQLPKLEEDMYKTSDDDLFLIPTGEVPVTNIHANEILSYQELPISYASCTACFRREAGSHGKDTRGMMRVHQFNKVELVKLVQPETSYQELESLVSAAEKVMQLLGLQYRIIKLCTGDLSFAAAKCYDIEAWSPGINKYLEVSSCSNFEDFQARRCSIRFRDENGTLKFVHTLNGSGVALPRTMIAIMETYQQEDGTIEVPPVLIPYMGGLRFIQ from the coding sequence ATGCTTGACATAAATCTTATCCGGCGGGATTTCGAAAAAGTAAAAAACGCCATTATAAATAAAAATGAAAAAACCTGCATAGAATCTTTACGAGAGCTTGATTCAAGACACAGGAGCCTTTTACATGAGTGTGAGCAGCTGAGACACCAGAGAAAGACCTCCTCGAAGCAGATAAGCGGATTAAAGTCTGGGCAGGAAGACGCTTCGGCCCTGATTAAGAGAATGAAGGGTGTCTCTGATGATATCAAACAATTAGAAGGAGAGATAAAAAAGATATCTGAGGAGATTCACTACATGCTCCTGAGAATTCCCAATATTCCGGCAGATGATGTTCCCGTTGGAGCAGACCCGGAGTCAAACATCGAGGTTAAATCCTGGGGAGACAAAAAGGGTTTTACCTTTACCCCTCTCCCGCACTGGGAGCTTGGCAAGTCGCTTGATATCCTGGATTTTGAGAGGGCATCAAAAATTTCAGGGACAGGTTTTACCATTTACAAGGGTGCTGGTGCACTGCTGGAACGTGCCCTCTACAGCTTCATGTTAGATCTTCACACCAGGGAACACGGGTACAAAGAGATAATTCCTCCACTTCTTGTAAACAGAGCTTCCATGATTGGTACCGGCCAATTGCCAAAGCTCGAAGAGGATATGTATAAGACTTCCGATGATGACCTGTTTCTCATTCCTACCGGTGAGGTTCCCGTAACCAATATCCATGCAAACGAGATCTTATCTTACCAGGAGCTTCCAATTAGCTACGCCTCCTGTACCGCATGTTTCAGGCGTGAAGCCGGATCACATGGAAAAGACACCCGGGGCATGATGCGGGTGCATCAATTTAACAAAGTGGAGCTGGTAAAATTAGTACAGCCAGAGACCTCATACCAGGAACTTGAATCTCTCGTATCGGCAGCGGAAAAGGTTATGCAGTTATTAGGGCTGCAGTACCGGATAATAAAGTTGTGTACGGGTGACCTGAGTTTCGCTGCTGCAAAATGCTATGACATTGAGGCCTGGTCACCCGGGATTAATAAGTACCTCGAAGTCTCTTCCTGCAGTAATTTTGAAGATTTTCAGGCAAGACGCTGTTCAATACGATTCCGGGATGAAAACGGTACACTGAAATTCGTACACACATTAAACGGATCAGGGGTTGCGCTGCCGAGAACCATGATCGCAATCATGGAAACTTATCAGCAGGAAGACGGTACAATCGAAGTTCCACCAGTGCTGATACCTTACATGGGCGGATTGCGGTTCATACAATAA
- the ispF gene encoding 2-C-methyl-D-erythritol 2,4-cyclodiphosphate synthase — MYVGIGYDIHRFVKDRKLILGGIQVDYPLGLLGHSDADVVLHAIGDALLGAASLGDIGEIFPDTDPDWKGVSSHILLERIMQLVKGRDLRVNNVDIIFISQEPKIGRYKRRMADRIAEILDVNSERVNVKATTTEGLGSIGRVEAAAAQAVVTLIKSEER; from the coding sequence ATGTATGTAGGAATTGGCTACGATATTCACCGGTTTGTAAAGGACAGGAAATTGATTCTCGGGGGTATTCAGGTAGATTACCCTCTGGGCTTGTTAGGCCATTCTGACGCCGATGTTGTATTGCATGCCATCGGCGATGCATTACTGGGGGCTGCATCCCTGGGGGATATCGGTGAGATCTTCCCTGATACCGATCCCGATTGGAAAGGGGTATCAAGCCACATTTTGCTTGAAAGGATCATGCAGCTCGTCAAAGGAAGAGACTTGCGTGTGAATAATGTTGATATTATCTTTATTTCCCAGGAGCCGAAGATCGGTCGATACAAGCGCAGAATGGCAGACCGTATAGCGGAAATATTGGATGTTAATTCTGAGCGGGTAAACGTAAAGGCAACAACAACAGAAGGGCTGGGCTCGATCGGGAGAGTTGAAGCAGCAGCGGCTCAAGCGGTTGTAACACTAATCAAGTCAGAAGAGAGGTAG
- a CDS encoding dynamin family protein codes for MAGLLITMNIMLEIAKTEEKEDRFSRVINLLEEAKGFFYRVGDVAIEKKVAEMASQMREPLYIIVAGEYNAGKSSLVNALCGQKILPAGPTPSTHKITLLTYGDDISSEEVDDHQCRMTYPLNALKDITVVDTPGTNSIITEHQAITEGFIHRAELVLFITSADRPFTESEKLFLQLLKGKWGRKLVVILNKIDLKTDEDTNEILPFIEKNFYRIFGFEPKIIKVSARDAFNAKHSQDKELLIKSNIEEVEDFIYDKLDFESRMDLKILSPLQYLLNILNERRDILDKKVKQCNTEIKNVEMFQKRLENKKKDMREYLAKYQTEIQAIFSRLKEKVESFLNYYVNIRSVIAMKFSRDKIDEKFKREVFGFTGPGTDIDRIIKDAIEYIDRNNNILWDMAYDYVETEIDNQRKSGEASLVRKDHHFDSIGAEEYGNLKEYAKQFQELDGELEVERMHRAVQNGFVNFIILEGLAIGIIISLTTFLAFVIPNVIGVSFTLILAGAGFVIFPIKRRKYRKEFFKRTDAVCERFNNLMMFEFEKVVDRVIEEIGNKISAHRDHRWSEREEINRQISDLKLLYERTKELIRKSSRN; via the coding sequence GTGGCTGGCTTGTTAATCACTATGAATATTATGTTGGAAATAGCAAAAACTGAAGAAAAAGAGGATAGATTCTCCCGCGTTATCAATCTCCTCGAAGAAGCGAAAGGGTTTTTTTATCGAGTTGGAGATGTCGCGATAGAAAAAAAGGTTGCAGAAATGGCGTCTCAGATGAGGGAGCCTCTCTATATCATTGTAGCCGGGGAGTATAATGCCGGAAAATCCAGCCTCGTTAACGCACTTTGCGGACAGAAGATATTACCCGCAGGACCGACTCCTTCCACACACAAAATTACGCTCCTGACGTATGGTGATGATATCTCTTCTGAAGAGGTTGATGATCATCAATGCAGGATGACATATCCTCTTAATGCACTAAAGGATATTACCGTTGTCGATACACCTGGAACAAATTCAATAATCACTGAGCATCAGGCGATTACCGAAGGGTTTATCCATCGGGCTGAGCTGGTTCTTTTTATCACATCAGCAGACCGGCCCTTTACTGAAAGTGAAAAGTTGTTTCTGCAGCTTCTCAAGGGAAAGTGGGGGAGAAAACTGGTGGTCATACTCAATAAGATTGACCTGAAAACCGATGAAGACACGAATGAAATATTGCCCTTCATCGAGAAAAACTTTTACAGGATCTTTGGCTTTGAACCAAAGATCATTAAAGTGTCAGCCAGGGATGCATTTAATGCCAAACATTCTCAAGATAAAGAATTATTGATAAAAAGCAACATTGAAGAGGTAGAAGATTTTATCTATGATAAATTAGATTTCGAGTCCAGAATGGACCTTAAGATATTGAGCCCGCTGCAATACCTGTTAAATATCTTAAATGAACGCAGAGATATTCTTGATAAAAAAGTAAAGCAGTGTAATACAGAAATTAAGAATGTTGAAATGTTTCAGAAGCGGTTGGAAAACAAGAAAAAAGATATGCGTGAGTATCTTGCTAAATACCAGACCGAGATCCAGGCAATTTTTTCAAGATTAAAAGAGAAAGTCGAGAGCTTTCTGAATTATTATGTGAACATCAGATCGGTAATTGCCATGAAATTTTCACGGGATAAGATCGATGAAAAGTTTAAACGGGAGGTATTCGGGTTTACCGGGCCCGGTACTGATATAGACAGAATCATAAAGGATGCTATTGAGTATATCGACAGAAACAACAATATCCTGTGGGACATGGCGTATGATTACGTAGAAACGGAAATTGATAATCAACGCAAATCAGGTGAAGCCTCACTGGTTCGGAAGGACCATCACTTCGATAGCATCGGAGCTGAAGAGTATGGTAATTTAAAAGAGTATGCAAAGCAATTCCAGGAACTTGATGGTGAATTAGAGGTGGAGAGGATGCACCGGGCGGTACAAAATGGATTTGTTAATTTCATTATTCTGGAAGGGCTTGCAATTGGTATAATAATAAGCCTTACAACCTTTCTGGCCTTTGTAATCCCGAATGTTATAGGCGTTTCCTTCACATTAATTCTTGCAGGGGCAGGTTTTGTGATTTTTCCAATAAAACGGAGAAAGTATCGGAAAGAGTTTTTTAAGAGAACGGATGCCGTATGTGAAAGATTCAACAATTTAATGATGTTTGAGTTTGAAAAAGTTGTTGATCGGGTAATCGAGGAGATCGGAAATAAGATATCTGCCCATAGAGACCACCGGTGGTCTGAACGGGAAGAGATAAACAGGCAGATTTCTGATTTAAAATTACTGTACGAACGTACGAAGGAGCTGATACGTAAAAGCAGCCGCAATTGA
- a CDS encoding tetratricopeptide repeat protein, with protein sequence MSKCMCIIFVFWVVAFGFTGCSYAADEDQEHLDKEYAEHIDKHTHGMKEDDKKIIHYNKEVETNPENPDAHFNLGILYAKKRRYNDAVVEYKKAIRIKPDFIEARTNLSLLYADQEQYNESIEELRKVLEIEPGNAEAYRNIGHAYFKLGFLEKAMAELKSALDIDPDNPDIHYTLENVLHGMGLYDEAISELKKSIELNPNFKEAYNNLGFLYYERGMHDDAIKEFQKVIELDSKFVEAYSNIGMIYCEKGMFDEAITILLKAIEINPTFPDAHNNLGYAYWNKGDKDKAMREVSIYKQLSGGF encoded by the coding sequence ATGAGCAAGTGTATGTGTATCATCTTTGTGTTTTGGGTAGTTGCTTTTGGTTTTACGGGTTGCAGCTATGCGGCTGATGAAGATCAGGAGCATTTGGATAAAGAGTATGCCGAGCATATAGACAAGCATACTCATGGTATGAAGGAAGATGACAAAAAAATTATACACTATAATAAAGAAGTTGAGACAAATCCTGAAAACCCGGATGCGCATTTCAATCTTGGTATTCTGTATGCTAAGAAAAGGAGGTATAATGACGCAGTCGTTGAGTATAAAAAGGCTATCAGGATAAAACCCGATTTTATTGAGGCACGAACCAATCTGTCACTTCTCTACGCTGATCAGGAGCAGTATAACGAAAGTATTGAAGAGCTGCGGAAAGTGCTCGAAATTGAACCCGGAAATGCTGAAGCGTATCGGAACATCGGGCATGCTTATTTCAAGCTGGGTTTTCTTGAAAAGGCCATGGCGGAACTTAAGTCAGCGCTTGATATTGATCCCGATAATCCGGATATTCACTACACACTTGAAAATGTTCTTCATGGTATGGGATTGTACGATGAAGCAATTTCTGAACTTAAGAAGTCCATAGAACTTAACCCGAATTTTAAGGAAGCCTACAATAACCTTGGATTTCTTTATTATGAACGTGGAATGCATGATGATGCAATAAAGGAATTTCAGAAGGTGATAGAGCTTGATTCAAAATTTGTTGAAGCGTATAGTAACATTGGTATGATTTATTGTGAAAAGGGGATGTTTGATGAGGCCATAACCATACTTCTCAAGGCGATAGAGATAAATCCCACATTTCCTGATGCCCACAATAATCTCGGCTATGCGTATTGGAATAAGGGAGATAAGGATAAGGCAATGCGGGAGGTATCGATATATAAACAATTAAGTGGAGGGTTTTAA
- a CDS encoding tetratricopeptide repeat protein, with product MKNFYGVTRYRIFYLAILVLLTYGCGNDEPVTESTVFDEIVQEEEKVAVVEKLPDLGNTDAEAYYNFGIDTIKKGNFDLALEAWNKAIEIDPAMIKAHNYLGRAYYTRGMMEEAIAAYKKVLELAPEDPSGYINLGIAYRYNEMYDESLEVLQKAIEINPISAIAYDEIGSALLKKEKYDEAIGAYKNAVAIDPKYPQPHNNLGVVYLLKGMSKDASAEFELFKQLSAEKKAEQAKIMGGGH from the coding sequence ATGAAAAATTTTTATGGCGTAACACGTTACCGTATTTTCTATCTTGCGATTCTGGTACTGCTGACCTATGGATGCGGAAACGATGAACCGGTGACTGAGAGTACTGTTTTCGACGAAATTGTTCAAGAAGAGGAGAAGGTGGCGGTAGTAGAGAAACTCCCCGATCTGGGTAACACCGATGCGGAAGCTTATTATAATTTTGGGATTGATACCATAAAAAAGGGTAATTTCGATCTGGCGCTTGAGGCATGGAATAAGGCTATAGAGATAGACCCGGCAATGATCAAAGCACACAACTACCTGGGACGTGCATATTATACACGCGGTATGATGGAAGAAGCAATTGCTGCTTATAAAAAGGTGCTGGAGCTTGCTCCGGAAGATCCGAGCGGATATATTAATCTTGGAATAGCCTACCGGTATAATGAAATGTATGATGAATCACTTGAAGTATTACAGAAGGCGATTGAGATAAACCCTATTTCGGCGATTGCATATGACGAAATTGGTTCAGCATTACTTAAAAAAGAAAAATATGATGAGGCCATAGGGGCTTATAAAAACGCGGTAGCGATTGACCCGAAATACCCTCAACCTCACAACAACCTTGGGGTTGTCTACCTTTTGAAAGGGATGTCAAAGGATGCTTCTGCAGAGTTTGAACTGTTCAAGCAGCTGTCAGCCGAGAAAAAGGCTGAGCAGGCAAAGATTATGGGCGGCGGGCACTGA
- a CDS encoding polyprenyl synthetase family protein → MKISIEESIRSYGKKIDNLLREFIPPERDDNLSEPIWHHLRTGGKRIRPAICLITCEELGGNPDDALHFALAIEILHNMFLLHDDIEDGDTMRRDQPTVWVKYGIANAVNAGDYLLARAYQSVLASPVSLDKKMKLLEIFTLTYEKTVQGQALDINARAARDFSVKRYLDMVELKTGFYLACGMVGGSIVSGCSEEVIDKIWKLGRLMGPAFQIKDDLIDLTKGKGRGGVIGSDIKEGKASFLYAYAYEAANNDDREILAEIMAKERESTTEKEIKIVLEIYQRYGAMESAQSHAEDLTKQAISVVDDIPVHNKEVFREIANFMIQRMS, encoded by the coding sequence ATGAAGATAAGCATAGAAGAATCTATTCGGTCTTACGGGAAAAAAATAGATAACCTGTTGAGGGAATTCATTCCTCCTGAGAGGGATGATAATCTGAGTGAGCCTATCTGGCACCATCTTCGTACCGGAGGAAAACGCATCAGGCCTGCCATCTGTCTTATTACGTGTGAAGAATTAGGCGGCAATCCAGATGATGCATTGCATTTTGCTCTGGCAATAGAAATTCTGCATAACATGTTTCTCCTCCATGATGATATTGAGGATGGTGATACGATGAGGCGTGATCAACCGACGGTGTGGGTTAAGTATGGGATTGCTAATGCTGTTAATGCCGGAGACTATCTGCTTGCCCGTGCATATCAAAGTGTTCTTGCGAGTCCGGTATCGCTCGATAAAAAGATGAAACTCCTGGAAATTTTTACTTTGACATATGAAAAGACCGTGCAGGGGCAGGCATTGGACATTAATGCGAGAGCAGCCAGAGATTTTAGCGTGAAGAGATATCTCGATATGGTAGAATTAAAAACTGGATTTTATCTTGCCTGCGGCATGGTAGGCGGTTCAATAGTTTCTGGGTGTTCTGAAGAAGTAATTGATAAGATCTGGAAGCTGGGCAGACTTATGGGGCCTGCTTTCCAGATTAAGGATGACCTGATCGATTTGACAAAGGGCAAGGGGCGGGGAGGCGTAATCGGTTCTGATATAAAAGAGGGAAAGGCCAGCTTCTTATATGCGTATGCATATGAAGCCGCAAACAACGATGATAGAGAGATCCTTGCAGAGATCATGGCGAAAGAGAGAGAGTCGACTACCGAGAAAGAGATAAAAATTGTCCTCGAAATTTACCAAAGATACGGTGCTATGGAGAGTGCACAGAGTCACGCAGAAGATTTGACAAAACAGGCTATATCCGTGGTTGATGATATCCCCGTTCACAACAAGGAAGTTTTTCGGGAGATTGCAAACTTTATGATTCAGCGCATGTCATAA
- the efp gene encoding elongation factor P — protein MINATDIRKGLIVNVDGELYSVSDFQHVKPGKGRAHMQVSIKSLKLGNVIQKRFRSTDKVDDVFLEHKEMEYLYQDGDSYCFMDTETFDQILLSKEVIGEQMPYVSENSKVDVSFYEENPVSVELPASVTLKIIETDPGVKGDTVTNVFKPATLETGYVVKVPMFINSGELIKVDTRTGLFLGRA, from the coding sequence TTGATAAATGCAACTGATATTAGAAAAGGACTCATTGTCAATGTTGACGGAGAGCTGTATTCGGTATCCGATTTTCAACATGTCAAGCCGGGCAAAGGGCGTGCACATATGCAGGTGAGCATAAAAAGCCTGAAGCTGGGAAATGTAATTCAAAAACGCTTCAGGTCTACAGACAAGGTTGATGACGTTTTTCTTGAGCATAAAGAGATGGAGTATCTGTACCAGGACGGAGACAGTTACTGCTTCATGGACACAGAAACCTTTGACCAGATTCTTCTTTCAAAGGAAGTTATTGGAGAACAGATGCCATATGTGTCTGAAAATTCAAAAGTTGACGTTTCCTTTTATGAGGAGAATCCTGTAAGTGTTGAATTGCCGGCATCGGTTACTCTGAAGATCATTGAGACAGATCCCGGGGTAAAAGGTGATACCGTTACCAATGTATTTAAACCGGCAACACTGGAAACGGGATATGTTGTAAAAGTTCCCATGTTCATAAACTCAGGAGAACTTATCAAGGTAGACACACGTACCGGACTCTTTCTGGGGAGAGCATGA
- the hemW gene encoding radical SAM family heme chaperone HemW, translating to MRKESHFSLDVTLEFMPVDDHCSRKSMSVENNSQALYIHIPFCVKKCVYCDFNSIRIQSGMVEEYLGAVEYELRSRVKGYTFRTIFIGGGTPTVLHETQLERLLHIISEYTDDSKPVEYSIEVNPGTLNDRKREIVKRSHINRISLGIQTFHDIYLKMLERIHTAERAKETFFRLRESGFSNINIDLIYGYPGQTLGEWKSDLKELLRLEPDHISAYCLSYEEGTPLLRLIDSGILSRLPEEEELLMYECLKDTLEQDGFLHYEISNYARKGRECLHNITYWKNREYVGIGAGAFSYLNGERFCNIRDVKEYVSAVFSQSGLISFSEKLSRQRRASEILIMALRMTRGISRKEFVERSGFDVMDLFGQQVNRLVQADLITLEDKRVRLTPRGITLADSVMMEFV from the coding sequence GTGCGAAAAGAGTCTCATTTCTCCCTTGATGTGACTCTTGAGTTCATGCCTGTAGACGATCACTGTTCACGAAAATCGATGAGTGTGGAAAACAATTCTCAAGCATTATATATTCATATTCCCTTTTGTGTAAAGAAATGTGTATACTGTGATTTTAATTCGATCAGGATACAATCGGGAATGGTGGAAGAATACCTTGGGGCAGTTGAGTACGAGCTTCGGTCGAGAGTCAAAGGATATACTTTCAGGACAATTTTCATCGGTGGTGGTACCCCGACTGTTTTGCATGAAACTCAACTGGAAAGATTACTTCATATTATATCTGAATATACTGATGATTCGAAGCCTGTTGAATACTCAATCGAAGTAAATCCGGGGACGTTAAACGATAGAAAGAGGGAGATAGTAAAGAGAAGCCATATTAATCGGATCAGCCTTGGTATCCAGACATTTCATGATATCTATCTGAAGATGCTTGAGAGAATCCATACTGCTGAAAGGGCAAAAGAGACTTTTTTTCGTCTCAGAGAGAGCGGATTCAGCAACATTAACATTGACCTTATCTACGGGTATCCCGGGCAGACCCTTGGTGAATGGAAATCGGACTTGAAAGAGTTGTTAAGATTGGAACCTGACCATATTTCAGCGTACTGTCTTTCGTATGAGGAGGGGACACCACTTCTCAGATTAATCGATTCGGGTATTCTGAGCAGACTTCCCGAGGAAGAGGAATTGCTGATGTATGAATGCCTGAAGGATACACTTGAGCAGGACGGATTTCTGCATTATGAAATATCAAATTATGCAAGAAAAGGAAGGGAGTGTCTCCACAACATCACCTATTGGAAGAACAGGGAATATGTGGGTATTGGTGCCGGTGCATTTTCCTACCTTAACGGGGAACGGTTCTGTAATATACGTGACGTAAAAGAGTATGTCTCGGCTGTTTTTTCTCAAAGCGGCCTGATCAGCTTTTCTGAGAAACTTTCCCGGCAAAGACGGGCATCAGAGATTCTCATTATGGCCCTGAGAATGACACGTGGAATTTCAAGAAAAGAGTTTGTTGAAAGGTCAGGTTTTGATGTCATGGATCTTTTCGGGCAACAGGTAAACCGCCTTGTACAAGCGGATCTGATCACTCTTGAGGACAAAAGGGTGAGGCTGACGCCAAGGGGGATTACGCTGGCTGATTCGGTGATGATGGAGTTTGTGTAA